In Pedobacter sp. W3I1, one DNA window encodes the following:
- a CDS encoding sterol desaturase family protein: protein MNFTGSDISVVGLFGFVIVLTLVEMYFSYAHDRKLYTKRDTWTNIYLMTAAIVINLATKTGTFFLLEYCYQFRLFQIPNIWVYWLVLILAQDFLYWFLHTVGHYVRFFWAMHVTHHSSEHFNLTTGFRSTVFEPLYRVFFYLPLAFMGFTAVDILFAYLVTQIYGNLVHTQYNIKFPKWYEYIFVTPSHHRVHHASNVRYLDKNMGMVLILWDRWFGTFQEELPEDVVKYGLTTQPEDTGAVNIIFHEFIALSADVKKAPTFMDKLKYVFNPPGWSHDGSTKIAKIMQQELREEEKKRYETLQQDKIKVLNDRGELSSTG, encoded by the coding sequence ATGAATTTTACCGGAAGTGATATTTCTGTTGTTGGCCTGTTTGGTTTCGTAATCGTTTTAACCCTGGTTGAAATGTATTTCAGCTATGCGCACGACAGAAAATTATACACCAAACGCGATACCTGGACCAATATTTATCTGATGACGGCGGCGATTGTAATCAATTTAGCAACCAAAACCGGCACTTTTTTTCTATTAGAATATTGTTATCAATTCCGTTTATTCCAAATTCCTAATATTTGGGTTTATTGGCTTGTTTTAATTTTAGCGCAGGATTTTCTGTATTGGTTTTTACACACCGTTGGCCATTATGTGCGCTTTTTCTGGGCCATGCACGTTACGCATCACTCATCAGAACATTTTAACTTAACCACTGGTTTCCGTTCAACTGTTTTCGAGCCCTTGTACCGTGTTTTCTTTTATTTGCCTCTTGCATTTATGGGTTTTACAGCGGTTGACATTCTTTTTGCTTATCTGGTTACGCAAATTTATGGCAATCTGGTGCACACACAGTACAACATTAAGTTTCCAAAATGGTATGAATATATTTTTGTAACGCCTTCTCACCATCGCGTGCACCATGCCAGCAATGTTCGGTATTTAGACAAAAACATGGGCATGGTTTTAATCCTTTGGGATAGATGGTTTGGAACTTTCCAGGAAGAACTGCCAGAAGACGTGGTTAAATATGGTTTAACTACACAGCCAGAAGATACCGGAGCGGTTAACATTATTTTTCATGAATTTATTGCTTTGAGTGCGGATGTTAAAAAGGCGCCAACGTTTATGGATAAACTGAAATACGTTTTCAATCCACCAGGATGGAGCCATGATGGAAGCACCAAAATTGCTAAAATTATGCAACAGGAGTTACGTGAAGAGGAAAAGAAAAGGTATGAAACGCTACAACAGGATAAAATAAAAGTACTTAACGACCGGGGAGAGTTAAGTTCTACAGGATAA
- the aroB gene encoding 3-dehydroquinate synthase: protein MEPLTSAGHTLYFESSLAALKTLLESNKYSKVFVLADEHTSEICLPLFQSLLDDYAEFDLIETSAGEENKNIDFCIGIWKTLLDFEADRKSLMINLGGGVITDMGGFIASTYKRGIDFINVPTTLLSQVDASVGGKTGIDIDNVKNMVGTFTLPQMVFIETAFLKTLPQRELLSGFAEMIKHGLIYDKPYYEKLKGSNYLTPSAEDIYRSVEIKNEVVTIDPHEKNLRKILNFGHTIGHAVEGYSLANDKNPLTHGEAIAIGFVCEAALSIKNSTLTKEELTDISEYILSLYPKYHIKKESFDTLLALMQSDKKNEDGNILFSLLETTGKCTFNCRVSTADILSSLDYYNSL, encoded by the coding sequence ATGGAACCACTAACCAGCGCAGGCCACACCTTATATTTCGAAAGCAGTTTAGCAGCACTAAAAACACTTTTAGAAAGCAACAAATACAGCAAAGTTTTTGTACTTGCTGATGAGCATACCAGCGAAATTTGCTTACCCCTGTTCCAGTCGCTATTAGATGATTATGCAGAATTTGATCTGATTGAAACTTCGGCAGGAGAAGAAAACAAAAACATCGATTTTTGTATTGGTATCTGGAAAACCCTTTTGGATTTTGAAGCTGACCGCAAAAGTTTGATGATTAATCTAGGTGGTGGTGTGATTACCGATATGGGTGGATTTATTGCCTCTACTTATAAAAGAGGGATTGATTTTATCAATGTACCCACTACCCTTTTATCGCAGGTTGATGCTTCGGTAGGTGGCAAAACCGGTATTGATATCGATAATGTAAAAAACATGGTGGGTACTTTTACCTTGCCACAAATGGTTTTTATCGAAACTGCATTTTTAAAAACATTGCCACAACGCGAGCTTTTATCGGGCTTTGCTGAAATGATTAAACATGGCCTAATTTATGATAAGCCTTATTACGAAAAATTAAAAGGAAGCAACTACTTAACTCCTTCTGCCGAAGACATTTACCGCTCAGTAGAAATTAAAAACGAAGTGGTTACCATCGATCCGCATGAGAAAAACCTGCGTAAGATTTTAAACTTCGGACACACCATTGGGCATGCCGTAGAAGGTTATTCTTTGGCAAACGACAAAAATCCGTTAACCCACGGTGAAGCAATTGCCATTGGTTTTGTTTGTGAGGCTGCATTATCGATCAAAAATAGTACGTTAACAAAAGAAGAACTGACAGATATTAGCGAATATATTTTATCATTATATCCTAAATATCATATTAAAAAGGAAAGTTTTGATACCCTTTTAGCATTAATGCAAAGTGATAAAAAGAATGAAGATGGAAACATTCTATTTTCACTTCTAGAAACAACAGGTAAATGCACGTTTAACTGCCGTGTAAGTACAGCAGATATTTTAAGCAGTTTAGATTATTATAACAGTTTGTAA
- a CDS encoding RNA-binding S4 domain-containing protein has protein sequence MIQFKLEGEFIPLIQLLKATGLVGSGGDAQTVVEDGLVKTNGEVEFRKRYKVRVGDIITFGENKIEVI, from the coding sequence ATGATACAATTCAAATTAGAGGGCGAATTTATTCCATTAATCCAGCTGTTAAAAGCTACCGGATTAGTTGGCAGTGGCGGTGATGCCCAAACCGTTGTTGAGGATGGTTTAGTAAAAACTAACGGCGAGGTCGAATTCCGCAAACGTTATAAGGTTAGAGTTGGCGATATTATTACTTTTGGTGAAAACAAAATAGAAGTTATTTAA
- a CDS encoding proline dehydrogenase family protein, which translates to MDLSPNKQPNFDNTEIAFRQKSNTELKKAYWLFKMIGSNFLTKVGPAITNFFLNIGLPIQGAIKVTIFQQFCGGETIAECDKAIEQLHKGGVGTILDYSVEGEEEEQVFDETCAEIIRTIMRADGDPKIPITVFKITGIGRFALLQKLDAKEALNASEKVEYEKVKQRCEKICQTAFDKGVPIMIDAEETWIQDTIDELALAMMRKFNRERIIVYNTYQMYRHDKLADMKADHLIAKADGFILGVKMVRGAYMEKERKRAAEMGYPSPIQPDKAASDHDYNESLRYCVDHIEDIAIVAGTHNEDSSRLLTYLLEEKNITHNHPHVYFAQLLGMSDNLSFNLADSNYNVAKYVPYGPIKAVMPYLFRRAQENTSVAGQTGRELGLIERELKRRKL; encoded by the coding sequence ATGGATTTATCCCCCAACAAACAACCGAATTTCGATAATACGGAAATTGCTTTCCGCCAAAAATCTAATACCGAACTAAAAAAAGCATATTGGCTTTTTAAAATGATTGGCAGTAATTTTCTTACTAAAGTTGGCCCAGCTATTACCAATTTCTTTTTAAATATCGGCTTGCCCATTCAAGGCGCAATAAAAGTAACCATCTTTCAGCAATTTTGTGGTGGCGAAACCATTGCCGAATGTGATAAGGCCATTGAACAACTGCATAAAGGTGGGGTAGGTACCATTTTAGATTATTCGGTAGAAGGAGAAGAGGAAGAACAGGTTTTTGACGAAACCTGTGCCGAAATTATCCGTACCATTATGCGTGCTGATGGTGATCCCAAAATTCCGATTACGGTTTTCAAAATTACCGGAATTGGCCGTTTTGCCTTATTGCAAAAACTGGATGCTAAAGAAGCGCTAAATGCCAGCGAAAAGGTTGAGTATGAAAAGGTGAAACAACGCTGCGAAAAGATCTGCCAAACAGCTTTCGATAAAGGTGTGCCAATTATGATCGATGCGGAGGAAACCTGGATTCAGGATACGATCGATGAATTGGCCTTAGCTATGATGCGTAAATTTAACCGTGAACGGATTATTGTTTACAATACTTACCAAATGTACCGTCATGATAAGTTAGCCGATATGAAAGCCGACCATTTAATTGCTAAAGCGGATGGTTTTATTCTGGGCGTGAAAATGGTTCGTGGTGCCTATATGGAAAAAGAACGTAAACGCGCAGCAGAAATGGGCTACCCTTCACCAATTCAGCCAGATAAGGCAGCATCAGACCATGATTACAATGAGTCTTTGCGTTATTGTGTTGATCATATTGAAGACATTGCCATTGTGGCCGGAACGCACAATGAAGATAGCAGCCGTTTATTGACTTACCTTTTAGAGGAAAAAAATATTACGCACAATCACCCTCATGTATATTTTGCCCAGTTGTTAGGGATGAGTGATAATTTAAGTTTTAATCTGGCCGATTCGAATTATAATGTAGCAAAATATGTTCCTTACGGACCGATTAAAGCGGTAATGCCTTATTTATTCAGAAGAGCACAAGAAAATACTTCAGTGGCCGGACAAACAGGCCGTGAGTTGGGATTGATTGAAAGAGAATTAAAAAGAAGAAAACTGTAA
- a CDS encoding IS4 family transposase: MSKNTFFTGQPILNQLLSLIDRNSVRSLSRRGGYDHYYKYFDTFCHLVTMLYCSLNNCTSTREVVSGMHACHSKLLHLGISSPPARSTLCDANSKRPFDVFQQIYELLYKRHRHLLPDSRLKQYDKLFIADSSTITLFQRILDAPSPGKMNGKRKGGIKVHTLIGAAEHVPLKISFTAASANDMPFLKEIDLEEGSFIVFDKGYVDYSEYERIGKQGAFFVTRQKKDARYEIVESRELTLQSMAAGVQNDRILIQGTRTQREKIRLNVRMVTFFDAESGRTFEFLTNNFSLLPEEIAEIYKKRWLIEVLFKRVKQNFPLKYFLGDNENAIKIQIWCAFISDLLIKVVQVQLKRKWAFSNLRSIIRLHMMSYISLYKFLNNPEKLSMGKGNNNQLKLGALEIDFKT; this comes from the coding sequence ATGAGCAAAAATACATTTTTTACCGGACAGCCGATCTTAAACCAGCTATTAAGTTTGATCGACCGGAATTCTGTGAGGTCATTGTCACGCCGTGGCGGTTACGACCATTATTATAAGTATTTTGATACTTTTTGCCACTTGGTTACAATGCTCTATTGTAGCTTGAACAATTGCACCAGCACCCGTGAAGTGGTCAGCGGGATGCACGCATGCCACTCCAAGCTTCTTCATTTGGGTATAAGCAGCCCCCCGGCAAGAAGTACCCTGTGCGATGCTAACAGTAAAAGGCCATTCGATGTTTTTCAACAGATTTACGAGCTTTTATACAAACGGCACCGGCATCTTTTACCGGACAGCCGATTAAAACAGTATGATAAGCTCTTTATTGCGGATTCATCCACCATCACGCTTTTCCAACGGATACTCGATGCGCCCAGCCCTGGGAAGATGAACGGAAAAAGAAAGGGCGGGATCAAGGTTCACACCCTGATCGGTGCAGCTGAGCATGTGCCCTTAAAAATCAGTTTTACTGCCGCTAGTGCGAATGACATGCCCTTCCTGAAAGAGATAGACCTTGAAGAAGGGTCATTTATTGTTTTTGACAAAGGTTATGTGGATTATTCGGAGTATGAGAGGATTGGAAAACAGGGCGCTTTTTTTGTCACCAGACAGAAAAAAGATGCAAGATATGAAATCGTTGAAAGTAGGGAACTGACCCTGCAGAGCATGGCGGCAGGTGTGCAGAATGACCGGATATTGATACAGGGTACGCGTACGCAACGGGAAAAGATCAGGCTGAACGTACGTATGGTTACCTTTTTTGATGCGGAATCGGGACGAACATTCGAATTCCTAACCAACAATTTCTCCCTGTTGCCCGAAGAGATCGCAGAAATATACAAAAAGCGCTGGCTCATCGAGGTGCTCTTCAAAAGGGTAAAGCAGAACTTTCCCCTTAAATATTTCCTTGGGGACAATGAAAACGCAATCAAAATCCAGATATGGTGTGCTTTTATATCCGATCTGCTGATAAAAGTTGTACAGGTACAGCTCAAAAGAAAATGGGCATTTTCCAATTTAAGGTCAATTATCAGGCTACACATGATGAGCTACATTAGCTTGTACAAATTCCTCAACAATCCTGAAAAGCTAAGTATGGGAAAAGGTAATAACAACCAGCTAAAATTGGGGGCCTTGGAAATAGATTTTAAGACATAA
- a CDS encoding DUF962 domain-containing protein, whose protein sequence is MSEKKFKSLKEFYPFYLLEHTNTTSRILHFIGTGLVCLAFFTGFLFHNWHFFLAIPVLGYGFAWVGHFFFEKNKPATFQYPGYSLVSDFILFYDLLTGKQSFVVKK, encoded by the coding sequence ATGTCAGAAAAAAAGTTTAAATCGTTAAAAGAGTTCTACCCTTTTTACTTGTTGGAGCATACCAATACCACATCGCGTATTTTACATTTTATCGGTACCGGATTGGTTTGTCTCGCCTTTTTCACAGGCTTTCTTTTTCATAATTGGCATTTCTTTCTGGCCATACCTGTATTGGGATATGGTTTTGCCTGGGTTGGGCATTTCTTTTTCGAGAAAAACAAGCCTGCTACTTTTCAGTATCCAGGTTATAGTTTAGTAAGTGATTTTATCCTGTTTTACGATTTGTTAACGGGCAAACAATCTTTTGTGGTGAAGAAATAA
- a CDS encoding HAD family phosphatase has translation MQNIKNIIFDYGNVIFDIDFRIAQASFQKLGITDIENFFAHKAHNQLFDDFETGAISPAEFRTGIRNAAEKPELTDQQIDDAWNSLLIGTIQQNHDLLLEVKEKYRTFLLSNNNEIHYDWIINYLKTTFEINNYDAYFEKAYFSQHMKLRKPSTNIFEQVLKENNLDPAETLFIDDSPQHIEGAKKVGLNALLMTEKPAQLGAFLKANGIL, from the coding sequence ATGCAAAACATTAAAAACATTATTTTCGATTACGGAAACGTGATATTTGATATCGATTTCAGAATTGCTCAGGCATCTTTTCAAAAGCTAGGCATTACCGATATTGAAAATTTCTTTGCCCACAAAGCACACAATCAACTATTTGATGATTTTGAAACCGGGGCAATTTCTCCGGCCGAATTTAGGACGGGAATTAGAAATGCCGCAGAGAAACCTGAATTAACCGACCAGCAAATTGATGATGCATGGAACAGCCTGTTAATTGGAACCATACAGCAAAACCACGATTTACTGCTTGAAGTAAAAGAAAAGTACCGTACTTTTTTATTAAGTAACAACAACGAAATCCATTACGACTGGATCATCAATTACCTCAAAACCACTTTTGAAATCAATAATTACGATGCGTATTTTGAGAAAGCTTATTTTTCTCAGCACATGAAACTGCGCAAACCGAGTACCAATATTTTTGAACAGGTATTAAAAGAAAACAACCTCGATCCGGCCGAAACCTTATTTATCGACGATAGTCCGCAACATATTGAAGGTGCTAAAAAAGTTGGATTAAATGCATTATTAATGACCGAAAAACCGGCACAACTGGGCGCCTTTTTAAAAGCGAACGGAATTTTGTAA
- a CDS encoding PQQ-dependent sugar dehydrogenase, with product MKTTFTVLLSAIAFVFISATTLNKNVYESKAFEFFPIHKIDTPDQDRFVKVTLAQGEFTEPTEMTILPNLDILVAQRRGEVLIYKNQTKKIKEAGKLDVYFKTSTPDVNAEEGLLGMAADPKFAVNKYIYLFYSPFDKSVNRLSRFKLINDQIVKASEKVILEFYSQREICCHTGGSIAFGSDNLLYVSTGDNSTPFDVPKQQYVNKGYAPLDNRKGLEQYDSRRSAGNTNDLRGKILRIKVNEDGTYSIPDGNLFPKNDPKSKPEIYVMGNRNPYRISVDQKTNFLYWGEVGPDASNDDDLRGPRGYDEVNQARKAGNFGWPLFIGNNYAYKAYDYTNGANGDAFDPAKPINNSPNNTGLEQLPPAQPAYIWYPYGESKEFPQVGAGGRTAMAGPVYYATANSPYPAYYNGKLIIYEWVRGWVKAVTMNAQGDYLSMEPFMANVSLAAPIDMELGPDGKLYILEYGKGWFTKNPDAAITRIDYLKGNRPPTVESLNIAKTSGLLPYKMTATVTAKDPDGDALTYIWSLGKGITKTTTTPSLQYTFTKVGEYPVSVTVIDKSKASVKSQVVPVFAGNEHPTVNIDLTGNKSFYFPNKPIDYKVLVSDKGAKVNNNRIYISNTYTEGTDLAGAQLGHQQAAQTMAGRALMLKSDCSTCHKESAVSIGPAFDKIAAKYKNDNKAVDYLASKVIGGSHGVWGEVPMPAHTAMKEAEVKKITEWIMTLGNKEAVKASLPTSGKIVPPAATDKKKSVLTLKATYTDAGAAGLKPLTTTNLINLKSSTIDADDIKDFGGFERKDVFGGEKLVLTKDNGWLAIKNIDLTGISGFGFSFLNLDQGADGEIEIRLDDSKGIMIGKSTFRKSIPINMLSDGKFHSIYFVFKELKTNDKKNRPIIQSITVEPK from the coding sequence ATGAAAACAACTTTTACCGTACTGTTATCTGCCATTGCATTTGTATTTATATCGGCAACAACACTAAACAAAAATGTTTACGAGAGCAAGGCTTTCGAATTTTTCCCCATACATAAAATAGACACACCAGATCAAGACCGTTTTGTAAAAGTTACCCTTGCACAAGGAGAATTTACAGAGCCTACTGAAATGACCATCCTCCCTAACCTGGATATTTTGGTAGCACAACGCAGAGGTGAAGTGTTGATTTATAAAAACCAGACCAAAAAAATTAAAGAGGCTGGTAAACTCGATGTTTATTTTAAAACCAGTACTCCGGATGTGAATGCAGAAGAAGGCTTATTGGGTATGGCTGCAGATCCAAAATTTGCAGTTAATAAATATATCTACCTTTTCTACAGTCCTTTTGATAAATCGGTAAATCGACTATCCAGATTTAAGTTAATAAACGATCAGATTGTAAAAGCATCAGAAAAGGTCATTTTAGAATTTTATTCTCAACGCGAAATCTGCTGCCATACCGGAGGATCTATTGCTTTTGGATCTGATAATTTATTGTATGTATCAACAGGCGACAATTCCACTCCTTTTGATGTACCCAAACAACAATATGTTAATAAAGGCTATGCCCCGCTTGATAACAGAAAGGGTTTAGAACAATACGATTCCAGAAGATCGGCTGGAAACACCAACGATTTGAGGGGTAAAATTTTAAGGATCAAAGTAAATGAAGACGGCACTTATAGCATTCCGGATGGTAACCTTTTTCCGAAAAATGATCCAAAATCTAAACCTGAAATTTATGTAATGGGTAATAGAAACCCTTACCGGATTTCAGTAGATCAAAAAACAAATTTTTTATATTGGGGAGAGGTCGGCCCTGATGCATCCAACGATGATGATTTGAGAGGTCCCAGAGGTTATGATGAAGTAAACCAGGCCCGTAAAGCAGGTAATTTTGGCTGGCCATTATTTATAGGCAATAATTATGCATATAAAGCTTACGATTATACTAATGGAGCAAACGGAGATGCATTTGATCCTGCAAAGCCAATTAACAATTCGCCAAACAATACAGGCCTGGAACAACTTCCACCCGCGCAACCAGCATATATCTGGTATCCTTATGGTGAATCGAAAGAGTTTCCACAGGTTGGTGCAGGTGGCCGTACAGCAATGGCTGGCCCGGTATATTATGCTACAGCGAACTCACCTTACCCGGCTTATTATAACGGAAAGCTAATTATTTATGAATGGGTACGTGGATGGGTAAAAGCGGTAACCATGAATGCACAGGGTGATTACCTGAGCATGGAACCTTTTATGGCTAATGTTTCTTTAGCAGCACCAATTGATATGGAGCTGGGCCCTGATGGAAAGTTATATATCCTCGAATACGGCAAAGGCTGGTTTACCAAAAATCCTGACGCTGCAATTACCAGAATCGATTACCTGAAAGGCAACCGCCCACCAACAGTTGAAAGCCTGAACATTGCAAAAACAAGTGGTTTACTTCCTTATAAAATGACCGCAACTGTTACGGCGAAAGACCCTGACGGAGATGCTTTAACTTATATTTGGAGCCTGGGAAAAGGAATTACCAAAACTACAACCACACCAAGTTTACAATATACCTTTACCAAAGTGGGCGAATATCCAGTAAGTGTTACTGTAATTGATAAAAGTAAAGCTTCTGTAAAAAGCCAGGTTGTACCTGTTTTTGCAGGGAACGAGCACCCCACTGTAAATATTGACTTAACTGGAAACAAGAGCTTTTATTTCCCTAATAAACCAATTGATTATAAAGTTTTAGTAAGCGATAAAGGGGCTAAAGTAAATAATAACCGCATATACATTTCAAATACTTATACAGAAGGAACCGATTTAGCTGGTGCACAATTGGGGCACCAACAGGCAGCACAAACTATGGCTGGCAGAGCACTGATGCTGAAATCTGATTGTAGCACCTGCCACAAGGAATCGGCTGTTTCTATTGGGCCCGCTTTCGATAAAATTGCAGCTAAATATAAAAACGACAACAAAGCGGTTGATTACCTGGCTTCAAAAGTGATTGGCGGGAGCCATGGCGTGTGGGGAGAAGTACCAATGCCTGCGCATACCGCAATGAAAGAAGCTGAAGTGAAAAAAATTACGGAGTGGATTATGACTTTGGGTAACAAGGAAGCCGTTAAAGCATCACTCCCAACCTCTGGAAAAATTGTTCCGCCAGCAGCAACCGATAAAAAGAAATCGGTACTAACCTTAAAAGCAACTTATACCGATGCAGGTGCTGCAGGTTTAAAACCTTTAACCACAACAAATCTCATCAATCTTAAAAGTAGTACCATTGATGCTGACGACATTAAAGATTTTGGAGGTTTTGAGCGAAAAGATGTTTTTGGTGGAGAAAAACTGGTTTTAACTAAGGATAACGGCTGGTTAGCCATTAAAAATATCGACTTAACTGGTATTTCTGGATTTGGTTTCTCATTCTTAAACCTTGATCAAGGCGCTGATGGAGAGATCGAAATCAGGTTAGATGACAGCAAAGGCATTATGATTGGAAAATCTACTTTCAGGAAAAGTATTCCAATCAACATGCTTTCGGATGGAAAATTCCATTCTATCTATTTTGTGTTTAAAGAACTAAAAACCAACGATAAAAAGAACAGGCCAATTATTCAATCAATTACTGTAGAGCCTAAATAA
- a CDS encoding cold shock domain-containing protein, with product MTGVITAYNKERGFGLISQYLVLESIYFDIVDCKAKGLYVGSTVEFDTAITKRGVVAKNIMGVSKLRVRPKTLI from the coding sequence ATGACTGGAGTAATAACAGCTTACAATAAAGAAAGGGGTTTTGGTTTAATCTCTCAATATTTGGTTTTAGAAAGCATTTATTTTGATATAGTAGATTGCAAAGCGAAAGGTTTATATGTTGGGAGTACAGTTGAATTTGATACTGCTATTACTAAAAGAGGAGTGGTTGCTAAAAATATAATGGGTGTTTCTAAACTTAGGGTCAGACCCAAGACCTTAATATAA
- a CDS encoding cold-shock protein, with the protein MQGTVKFYNESKGFGFIITEDGEEVFVHVTGLTDKISQNDRVEFEIAQGKKGPNAVNVKLIQ; encoded by the coding sequence ATGCAAGGAACAGTAAAATTTTATAATGAATCTAAAGGTTTTGGTTTCATCATAACAGAAGACGGAGAAGAAGTTTTTGTTCACGTTACAGGCTTAACTGATAAAATAAGCCAGAATGATCGGGTAGAGTTCGAAATCGCACAAGGGAAAAAAGGCCCTAATGCGGTTAATGTTAAATTGATTCAGTAG
- a CDS encoding cold shock domain-containing protein, giving the protein MRLGTVKFYNQQEGVGSIIPSNGGREVSVFAHGVVDPIKPNNIVQFDIEFTQNGIEAIKVIVLSA; this is encoded by the coding sequence ATGAGGTTAGGTACAGTAAAGTTTTATAATCAACAAGAAGGTGTTGGCAGTATTATACCATCCAATGGAGGGAGGGAAGTGAGTGTTTTTGCCCATGGTGTAGTCGATCCGATAAAACCCAATAATATTGTTCAGTTTGATATTGAATTTACACAAAATGGAATTGAGGCCATTAAGGTGATTGTGCTATCTGCATAG
- a CDS encoding AraC family transcriptional regulator — protein MIQLEPISGFFKRERALQAIYPMRMLIVREGNGFLCMNSGDYPLLKGRIFFIPEEGLVRLDGEITSGYWLSFSSFLYAEFLLQHLDPQAKNLFLNLSFRDLDSHQSTKTYSLLDQLKREINIKKDMPFLAQYLSLFLGFTAGLDGYLAAITLDDLQQVLRFRAILEQFYKQERSIQFYAEGMGMSAGKLNKFLDRVLGKSLSVLIKDHIMRKAEELLLHSDYTVDEIAELLGFEQTTNFSTSFKRHKGISVLQFSRLT, from the coding sequence ATGATACAGCTGGAGCCAATTAGCGGTTTTTTTAAAAGAGAACGCGCGTTGCAGGCAATATACCCTATGCGTATGTTGATTGTACGCGAGGGAAATGGCTTTTTGTGCATGAATTCTGGCGATTATCCCCTGTTAAAAGGTAGGATTTTTTTTATTCCGGAAGAAGGCCTGGTTAGGCTCGATGGAGAAATTACATCAGGTTATTGGCTCAGTTTTAGCAGTTTCTTATATGCCGAATTTTTACTTCAACACTTAGACCCCCAGGCTAAGAACCTCTTTTTAAATTTATCTTTCAGGGATCTCGATTCGCACCAATCAACTAAAACTTACAGTTTACTCGATCAGCTAAAAAGAGAAATCAATATTAAAAAAGATATGCCCTTTTTAGCACAATACTTATCATTATTTCTGGGTTTTACAGCTGGTTTAGATGGCTATCTTGCTGCTATAACTTTAGATGATTTGCAACAGGTATTGCGGTTTAGGGCCATTTTAGAACAATTTTATAAACAAGAAAGATCCATTCAATTTTATGCAGAAGGCATGGGGATGAGTGCTGGTAAATTGAATAAATTTTTAGATCGTGTGCTTGGAAAAAGCCTGTCAGTACTCATCAAAGATCACATTATGCGCAAAGCAGAAGAATTGTTGCTTCACAGTGATTATACGGTTGATGAAATAGCTGAATTATTGGGTTTTGAACAAACTACTAATTTTAGTACGAGTTTTAAACGGCACAAAGGCATTTCGGTATTGCAATTTAGCCGCCTAACCTAA